From Hydra vulgaris chromosome 15, alternate assembly HydraT2T_AEP, one genomic window encodes:
- the LOC136091982 gene encoding uncharacterized protein LOC136091982: protein MTFKDYITTFYGKKIYDDTKKLQDLKIRNANSKNQLVFLQKCLSNNITPKSFKIKTPIHTKKAKNIMKEYSKKLLIHARNEAKHRLYSSKKLINELNIFLQTKVRLHDYELINSITNKSKNYHYIKKKTEMKEKYYKLQISPIIKNTFDPPNQDIKPAILNLTNVTLDKLTTELLNLGPNFVPLQKKIPYMDIITNIETCALQLEKLKKPTQAETLRQNCS, encoded by the coding sequence atgactttCAAAGATTATATTACTACTTTTTACGGCAAAAAGATTTACGATGATACCAAAAAGTTACAAGATTTGAAGATACGAAATGCGAACTCAAAAAATCAACtcgtttttcttcaaaaatgcTTATCCAATAACATAACTCCaaaatcgtttaaaataaaaactccaaTCCAtactaaaaaagcaaaaaacataaTGAAGGAATACAGTAAAAAACTACTAATTCATGCTCGTAACGAAGCCAAACACAGATTATATTCAagtaagaaattaattaatgaattaaatatatttcttcagaCAAAAGTAAGATTACACGATTATGAGTTAATTAATAGTATAaccaacaaatcaaaaaattaccattatattaagaaaaaaacggaaatgaaagaaaaatattataaattacaaatttcaccgattataaaaaatacttttgatccTCCCAATCAAGATATTAAACCTGCTATACTCAATTTAACTAATGTTACTCTGGATAAATTAACAACTGAGCTACTCAATTTAGGTCCAAATTTTGTACCACTGCagaaaaaaattccttatatggatattataactaatatcGAAACTTGCGCTTTacaacttgaaaaacttaaaaaaccaaCACAGGCAGAAACTCTACGACAAAActgttcataa